TGAACCGTCCATCGGCCTCACTCTGCGCGCCTGCCTCCTGCCCCACCACACGGATGGTGGCCCCGGCGATGGGCGCCTCAGTCGTGGCGGTCACGATGCGCCCGGTGACGACGCCGGTTGGACCGGCGGAGGTAGGGGCAACCTGCGCCGACAGCAGGGCCGGACTCAGGAGCAGACAGAGCAGCAACGCAAGCTTCATTTGGAGCGGGATGGAATCGAAGACAGGACCAGCGGCACCGGACCAACCCGCCGCACCCCGGCATCGTTTCCACCAACAGGTCAATACAGCAGCCGCACCGTCAGCGCCGGCTGGCGCATGGGGAGGAAGCGGGGCACCATGGCGTACGTGCCGTCGGCACCGCGCCGCAGTCCGTAGTCGAGCACGTTGCTGCGGCCGATCACGTTCAGCACGCTGGCGCCGAGCTCCACGCGCGTGGTGCCCACCTCGCGCTGCCAGGTGAGCCCCAGGTCGACGTCGATGAGCGCGGGGCGCCGCATGACACCCGGCATGGACACGGGCAGTTGCGACGTCATGGGTGCCGCGCCGAACAGGTCGTAGTACACCTGACGCAATGCCCATGGCCGTCCCCACACGCCGCGCGTACGGACCGCCATGACGAGCCCGCGCGCGGGGCTCACTTCACTGGCCAGCAGCACACGGTGCGGCTCCAGCCACGGGGTGGGCTGCAGGCGATCGTCGAAGCGCGACGGATAACGCCTGACGCTCGAGCCCCCGTCGTATGCCAGTTCGGTGCGCATGGCCTTACCGCGCCATGAGGCCTCACGCAGCAGACGCACCCCGCCGCCGAACGCCGTCCCACTCATGGGGCGGATGAACTGCGCGGCGTCGGTCAGCACGTTGGGCGTGAGGCCGGGTCCGTACATCACCCCGTAGTCGAACATGGGGAGTGTGGGATGCCACCGGGCATAGAGTTCCCCGCGCAGCTCCCAGCCAGGTGCCGGTGCGTAGGCGCCTTCGCCGGCCAGATGCCACGCCTGCGCCACGGGGGCGTTGCCATCGCTGGGCAGCCAGAAGCGCACACTCGGCACGAAGGCCACCGGCATGGTGCTCGCCACATCGAACTGATTGACGAACTGATGATAGCCGCCGCCCGCAACGCGCCAGGTGAAGGTGCGCGCGTCCCATCGCTGTTCACCGCGCACCGCCAGTCGCGGTTCCGCGTACGTCCGCCCCGTCTGCAGCTGCGTCACGCGCATCCCCACGTCCAGGAAGTGCGTGGCGGAGAGCTGACGAGTCACATCGGCCACCAGGGTGCCACGAGTGACCACCGTCTTGTACGCGAGCGGCCGCAGCACGCGATTGGACAGGTCGAGATGCGCGCGATTGTGCACGACCTCCGCCCCGAAGGTGAGGTCGGTACGGGCCCCGCCGCGCACGCGCCACTCGCCCGAGGCCGCCAGTTCGGTGAGCGCATTGCTCTCGGAGGCCGTGGTCCCCGCCAGTGGTGCGGCATTCATGGCCATGCTGCCACCGTGGCCAAGATCGTACTGCGACGCCCGCAACTGCACCGACTGCCGTACCCGTGTACCGAGCAGCCACTCATGCGACAGCTGCCCCCCCACGGTACGCTTGTCGTAGCGATCGGCGGTGCGCAGCATGCGCCCCGCCCCATCGTCGGCCGCTCCTGCATACGAGACGCCATGCTCATTGAGGAAGGCCGAGGCCGAGAGCGTGTGCGCCACGCCGAACTGCAGACGCCCGGCGGTGTGCACATCGTGCAGCCGGACGCGTTCGTCACCCACACTGCTGCTGAACGCGGCCCCGTCGAGCCCCGCCATGCCGGGTTGCGCCCCGAAGTCGCTGAAGCGCGAAAGCAGCACGGGATCGGGCACGCTCCAATGGCGCAGCGCGCGCGTCAGGGCCGGGGGAGCGGTCCACTGCCAGAGTCCCGTGCGCCCCGCCACCATCACCGTGCCACGCGCGCGCCCCACGGTCACCGGCAGCGACCAGCGACCCGATGCAGCAATGGGGTCCACGTGCACTTCCGCACCGCCCGCCGACTCGCCGCCCACGGCGTGCTTGAGGTCGATGACCCCGGTGGCGAAGCTTCCCTCGGTGGCGCGATATCCGCTGCGCCGAACGGCGAGTTCGTCGATAGCGACGGGCGTAACGAGACCAAGCAGCCCCGAGAGCGCCGTGAGATCGTAGAGCGGGATGCCGTCGAGACGCCATGGATGCTCGCCGATATCCCCCCCCTGCAGGTGCAGATCCGCCGTTCCATCGCGCCGCGAAAGCCCCAGGGGGACCGGCGCGCCGGGCAGGAACAACGACGGCCCCATGAGCGTCCGCCGCGCTACACTGTCCGCCACCAGCGTCGATCCAAGCGTGGCGCTGAACGCGCCGGCG
The DNA window shown above is from Gemmatimonas sp. and carries:
- a CDS encoding carboxypeptidase regulatory-like domain-containing protein, with the protein product MAGALVWAGRAPTLHAQDTRPGASATRAPSRLSLALINVPLVEALETLSRQAQLNLVWQAVTLGPRATMRISCRLEDVLPEEALVCVTRAAGLDFVRLSSGTYVVIAGAEQPAAWGAFAGRVLDAASGEPLPQARVQLAEVPAAVLSADDGGFAFARLRPGTYELQVRAVGYRPYRATFELPPNGSRLVRLPLVRSEAVARPIIVNGLRAGAFSATLGSTLVADSVARRTLMGPSLFLPGAPVPLGLSRRDGTADLHLQGGDIGEHPWRLDGIPLYDLTALSGLLGLVTPVAIDELAVRRSGYRATEGSFATGVIDLKHAVGGESAGGAEVHVDPIAASGRWSLPVTVGRARGTVMVAGRTGLWQWTAPPALTRALRHWSVPDPVLLSRFSDFGAQPGMAGLDGAAFSSSVGDERVRLHDVHTAGRLQFGVAHTLSASAFLNEHGVSYAGAADDGAGRMLRTADRYDKRTVGGQLSHEWLLGTRVRQSVQLRASQYDLGHGGSMAMNAAPLAGTTASESNALTELAASGEWRVRGGARTDLTFGAEVVHNRAHLDLSNRVLRPLAYKTVVTRGTLVADVTRQLSATHFLDVGMRVTQLQTGRTYAEPRLAVRGEQRWDARTFTWRVAGGGYHQFVNQFDVASTMPVAFVPSVRFWLPSDGNAPVAQAWHLAGEGAYAPAPGWELRGELYARWHPTLPMFDYGVMYGPGLTPNVLTDAAQFIRPMSGTAFGGGVRLLREASWRGKAMRTELAYDGGSSVRRYPSRFDDRLQPTPWLEPHRVLLASEVSPARGLVMAVRTRGVWGRPWALRQVYYDLFGAAPMTSQLPVSMPGVMRRPALIDVDLGLTWQREVGTTRVELGASVLNVIGRSNVLDYGLRRGADGTYAMVPRFLPMRQPALTVRLLY